In Montipora capricornis isolate CH-2021 chromosome 4, ASM3666992v2, whole genome shotgun sequence, a single genomic region encodes these proteins:
- the LOC138047115 gene encoding carbonic anhydrase 2-like, producing the protein MNQFLSALVLSVFCASFAIAQWSYNPNALDGPHNWQEACSTGKRQSPIDIETAKVFVDKELGTFTLKNYNKTLNKTFAASNNGHALEMSFPPRVYNVSGGGLNGVYTTVQFHFHWGANNTVGSEHTVDGKEYAAELHFVSYNTKYANILEAIDKPDGLAVLGLLIEVGEHNNTAFSFLETANKLTKSFTAVNDVPAFSFHDLLPADKTKFFRYNGSLTTPSCLESVTWTVFRDHVFISQYQLDLLRSLEKNGTLPEFGNYRPVQPLNNRIVKASFPRSADTTTPTPSPSAITKTVTTTVTPSPSPCAITKTVTKTVTVTPPPCAITKTVTTTVTVTATVHADTGTTTTVPRVAMDSGGSSGVTMTLGVFLLMLSVALFLH; encoded by the exons ATGAACCAGTTTCTTTCGGCCTTGGTCCTCAGTGTCTTTTGTGCATCATTTGCCATTG CTCAATGGAGTTACAATCCAAATGCTTTAGATG GTCCCCATAATTGGCAGGAAGCTTGCAGCACTGGAAAAAGACAATCACCAATTGACATCGAAACAGCAAAGGTATTTGTCGACAAAGAACTGGGTACCTTCACACTAAAAAACTACAACAAGACACTAAACAAGACTTTCGCTGCTTCCAACAATGGCCATGCCCTGGAGATGTCCTTTCCTCCTAGAGTGTACAATGTGAGTGGTGGAGGATTGAATGGCGTTTATACAACAGttcagtttcattttcattggGGAGCCAACAACACTGTTGGATCAGAACACACTGTCGACGGAAAGGAATATGCTGCAGAA TTACACTTTGTCAGCTACAACACAAAATATGCCAACATCTTAGAAGCAATTGATAAACCCGATGGTCTTGCCGTTCTTGGTCTTTTGATTGAG GTTGGAGAACACAACAACACAGCGTTCTCATTCCTCGAAACTGCCAACAAGCTTACTAAGTCTT TCACTGCAGTGAACGACGTTCCAGCCTTTTCGTTTCACGACCTATTGCCTGCCGACAAGACTAAGTTCTTCCGGTACAATGGTTCTCTGACCACTCCCTCCTGTCTGGAATCTGTCACGTGGACTGTGTTTAGGGACCATGTTTTCATATCGCAATACCAG CTGGACCTTTTGCGAAGTCTGGAAAAAAACGGCACTTTACCGGAATTTGGCAATTACCGTCCAGTGCAGCCGCTCAACAACCGGATTGTCAAAGCAAGTTTCCCACGCTCCGCAGACACCACCACCCCGACCCCATCACCTTCTGCTATTACCAAGACAGTCACCACAACAGTCACCCCGAGCCCATCACCCTGTGCTATTACCAAGACAGTCACCAAAACAGTCACCGTCACCCCACCACCTTGTGCTATTACCAAGACAGTCACCACAACTGTCACCGTCACGGCTACTGTCCACGCAGACACTGGTACTACCACGACGGTGCCTAGAGTAGCAATGGACTCTGGAGGCTCCTCTGGTGTTACTATGACCCTCGGCGTGTTCTTGCTGATGTTGTCCGTAGCCCTTTTCTTGCATTAG